From a region of the Nitrospira sp. genome:
- the glgP gene encoding alpha-glucan family phosphorylase: MDSQNNDVTSSPNPLPQSLNRLPELARNLWWSWTLEARQLFEVIDPTLWFLTNHNPVKLLADVKADRLTRLAEDPAFLRQYSAVFRLFDEYLANKKSWVGTHHADLTKTTIAYFSAEFGLHASVPIYSGGLGILAGDHCKEASDLGLPLVGIGFMYPQGYFRQRITPEGWQEAAYAPFNRDESPVHPALTPSGEPCRFAVEMGNRRVTAAVWKVLVGRIPLFLIDTDVPENSPEDRALSARLYGGDQEMRLCQEILLGIGGVRMLRSLGISPSVWHANEGHSAFLTLERVRELVQKGSSHAEASELVRQSTVFTTHTPVPAGHDVFPHYLMDRYFAGYWEQLSLSRDEFLRLGETPESRGQGFNMTALVMRLSAHVNGVSREHGRVTREMWHHFWPGLPTDQIPIRSVTNGIHAPTWISPELHHLYSKSLSPTWTHTCDDPAMWQRVMDIPDHELWTVRQTMKRKLMGFIRDRARNGWMHGHLQPSQVLTRGTLLDPEALTIGFARRFATYKRATLLFRDLERLKALLQDRWRPVQLIFAGKAHPADEPGRYFIHEVLSFCHDHKLGGRVAFLEDYEMHMAKYLVQGVDIWLNTPRFPLEASGTSGMKAALNGVLNLSVLDGWWVEGYNGANGWGIQPLSEQADPQAQDHHDTEQLYRMLEQEVVPLFYQRDRDGIPRGWLQMVKECIRTIAPQFCTTRMVKDYVSLMYRGATVRLPTTW; this comes from the coding sequence GTGGATTCTCAGAATAATGACGTAACCAGTTCCCCCAATCCTCTCCCCCAGAGCCTCAACCGCCTGCCTGAACTGGCGCGGAATCTGTGGTGGAGCTGGACCTTGGAAGCTCGTCAACTGTTCGAAGTGATCGATCCGACCTTGTGGTTTCTCACCAACCATAATCCGGTCAAACTCCTTGCTGATGTCAAGGCGGACCGGCTCACGCGCTTGGCCGAGGATCCAGCGTTTCTCCGTCAATACTCAGCCGTGTTCCGCCTGTTTGACGAGTATCTTGCCAACAAAAAGAGTTGGGTGGGAACTCACCATGCCGACTTGACGAAGACGACCATCGCCTACTTCTCGGCCGAATTCGGCTTACATGCCTCCGTTCCCATTTATAGCGGCGGCCTCGGCATCTTGGCCGGTGACCATTGTAAGGAAGCGAGCGATCTGGGTTTACCGCTCGTCGGTATCGGATTCATGTATCCGCAAGGCTATTTTCGCCAACGGATTACGCCGGAAGGATGGCAAGAGGCGGCCTACGCCCCGTTCAACCGTGACGAGTCTCCAGTGCATCCGGCGCTGACTCCCTCGGGAGAGCCTTGCCGGTTTGCGGTCGAGATGGGCAACCGCCGTGTGACCGCGGCAGTCTGGAAAGTATTGGTGGGACGGATCCCGCTCTTCCTCATCGATACCGACGTGCCGGAAAACAGTCCCGAAGACCGCGCTCTTTCGGCTCGTCTGTACGGCGGCGATCAGGAAATGCGGCTGTGTCAAGAAATCTTGCTGGGCATCGGCGGCGTGCGCATGCTGCGTTCGCTCGGTATCTCTCCATCAGTCTGGCATGCCAACGAAGGTCACTCAGCATTCCTCACACTGGAGCGAGTACGCGAATTGGTCCAAAAGGGTTCATCCCACGCGGAAGCCAGCGAACTTGTCCGTCAGAGCACGGTCTTCACGACGCACACGCCCGTGCCGGCCGGGCACGATGTATTCCCGCACTATCTGATGGATCGATACTTTGCAGGCTACTGGGAACAATTGAGCCTTTCGCGTGACGAATTTCTCCGACTCGGTGAAACTCCCGAGTCGCGCGGACAAGGCTTCAACATGACCGCCCTGGTCATGCGCTTGTCGGCCCACGTCAACGGCGTAAGCCGCGAGCACGGCCGCGTCACGCGCGAGATGTGGCACCACTTCTGGCCAGGGTTGCCGACCGACCAGATACCGATCCGCAGCGTGACGAACGGGATTCATGCACCGACATGGATCTCGCCGGAACTCCACCATTTATACAGCAAATCACTCAGCCCGACCTGGACACACACCTGCGACGATCCGGCCATGTGGCAGCGGGTGATGGATATCCCAGATCATGAACTGTGGACCGTTCGACAAACGATGAAGCGGAAGCTGATGGGGTTTATCCGCGATCGAGCCAGAAACGGTTGGATGCATGGGCACCTGCAGCCGTCTCAAGTCCTCACGCGCGGCACGCTGCTGGATCCCGAAGCGTTGACGATCGGGTTTGCCCGACGATTCGCGACCTACAAACGGGCAACCTTACTCTTCCGAGACCTGGAACGGTTGAAGGCTCTCCTCCAAGACCGATGGAGGCCGGTGCAACTTATCTTCGCGGGAAAGGCCCACCCGGCCGATGAACCAGGGCGATACTTTATTCATGAAGTGCTGAGCTTCTGCCATGATCATAAGCTGGGAGGTCGCGTCGCATTCCTCGAAGATTACGAGATGCATATGGCGAAGTATCTCGTCCAAGGCGTCGACATTTGGTTGAACACCCCTCGATTTCCGCTGGAAGCCAGCGGCACCAGCGGAATGAAAGCCGCCCTGAACGGCGTGTTGAATCTGAGTGTTCTTGATGGATGGTGGGTCGAGGGATACAACGGGGCCAACGGCTGGGGCATCCAGCCGTTGAGCGAGCAGGCCGATCCGCAAGCTCAAGATCACCACGATACCGAACAGCTCTATCGCATGTTGGAACAAGAAGTCGTGCCGCTGTTCTATCAGCGCGATCGTGACGGCATTCCCCGAGGTTGGCTCCAAATGGTCAAAGAATGCATCCGTACCATCGCACCCCAGTTCTGCACCACGCGTATGGTGAAAGACTATGTCAGTCTAATGTACCGTGGCGCCACGGTACGTCTGCCGACGACATGGTAG